One window from the genome of Magnolia sinica isolate HGM2019 chromosome 4, MsV1, whole genome shotgun sequence encodes:
- the LOC131243600 gene encoding uncharacterized protein LOC131243600, with the protein MTAEVVYVRPKVVASGSDGGGGCVKGAVTYTVMDDLAVKPMSTISGIASLTKLQVEDVSALEEKVVEVGFDEALALLKASLESKTALNDIFGAKSEKVLVV; encoded by the exons ATGACCGCTGAGGTTGTCTATGTTAGGCCTAAAGTGGTAGCGTCGGGATCGGACGGTGGAGGTGGTTGCGTTAAGGGTGCGGTGACTTATACGGTGATGGATGATTTGGCTGTGAAGCCCATGTCTACCATATCAGGCATTGCTTCACTAACCAAGTTACAAGTTGAGGATGTAAGTGCGCTCGAGGAGAAGGTTGTGGAAGTGGGGTTCGATGAG GCTTTGGCTCTCTTAAAGGCTTCCTTGGAGTCGAAGACAGCACTCAATGACATCTTTGGAGCAAAGTCGGAGAAAGTGCTTGTGGTGTAG